The following coding sequences lie in one Takifugu rubripes chromosome 8, fTakRub1.2, whole genome shotgun sequence genomic window:
- the plaa gene encoding phospholipase A-2-activating protein yields the protein MASSNSYKLRCSIPGHEMDVRGLASTVFPEGAFVSVSRDRTGRVWVPNSSPDGGFSEMHCVSGHSNFVSCVCMIAPTDKYPRGLIATGGNDNNICVFSLDQEQPLYILKGHKNTVCTLSSGKFGTLLSGSWDSTAKVWLNEKCMMTLEGHSAAVWAVLILPEQGLMLSGSADKTIKLWRAGHCDRTFTGHEDCVRGLAVISSTEFFSCSNDTSVRRWLVTGECVQVYHSHTNYIYSMAVFPNSQDFISTGEDRSLRIWRGGECSQTIRLPAQSVWCCCILPNGDVVVGASDGIIRVFTEAEDRTASPEDLQAFEDELAKATIDPKTGDLGDIKLEDLPGREHLAEPGQRDGQTRLIKEGQKVEAYQWSVADDRWVKIGDVVAGSNQQTSKSVMYEGKEYDYVFTIDINEGGPSLKLPYSVSEDPWLTAHNFLQRNDLSPMFLDQVANFIIENTKGHVVGPSAPGVADPFTGGARYVPGASDGRSGFGADPFTGSGRYIPGSGPDPSAPVGVADPFTGGGAYSSAALRHTATNIYFPKTEAVTFEQANTSQIFAKLKELNEGTPPEHRLTEETLDTLEGLLEAVCDPSKPPPTLQQMSLLWKAVHWPEDIVFPVLDILRLAVRHPLVNERLCGEAEGIQLCNHLLSLMSPEGRPANQMLALRTLCNCFSGRQGRALLMAHRDTVLSRAADLSAVCNKNIHIALATVAVNYAGCLHSQPDLEAKAQCLSVVSKALETVQDKEAVFRLLVALGTTVAFDKTAQDLARSLGVNSQISKYSSGSEPSKVAECCRLVLKELQ from the exons ATGGCATCTTCCAACTCCTACAAGCTCCGGTGCTCCATCCCCGGTCATGAAATGGATGTTAGGGGACTCGCATCGACTGTTTTCCCCGAGGGAGCGTTCGTGTCTGTGTCCAGAGACCGAACCGGAAGAGTCTGGGTCCCAAACTCAAG CCCGGACGGAGGCTTCTCAGAGATGCACTGCGTGTCCGGACACTCCAACTTTGTGTCCTGCGTCTGTATGATTGCACCCACTGACAAATACCCCCGAGGGCTCATCGCGACGGGTGGAAACGACAACAACATCTGTGTTTTCTCCCTGGATCAAGAGCAGCCTCTGTACATCCTGAAGGGCCACAAAAACACAG ttTGCACGTTGTCGTCCGGTAAGTTCGGAACTCTGCTCAGTGGCTCCTGGGACTCCACCGCCAAAGTCTGGCTCAACGAGAAGTGCATGATGACCTTGGAG GGTCACTCGGCTGCAGTGTGGGCTGTGCTCATCCTCCCTGAGCAGGGCCTCATGCTCTCGGGGTCCGCAGATAAGACCATCAAGCTCTGGAGGGCGGGCCACTGCGACAGGACGTTTACAG GTCACGAGGACTGCGTGCGAGGACTCGCCGTCATCAGCAGCACAGAGTTCTTCTCTTGCAGCAACGACACGAGCGTCAGACGGTGGCTGGTGACGGGAGAGTGTGTACAGGTGTACCACAGCCACACCAACTACATCTACAGCATGGCGGTCTTCCCCAACAGCCAAG ATTTCATTAgcacaggagaggacaggtcGTTGAGgatatggagggggggggagtgttcTCAGACCATCCGCCTGCCCGCCCAGTCGGTCTGGTGCTGCTGCATTCTGCCCAATGGAGACGTTGTGGTGGGAGCCAG CGACGGGATTATCCGAGTGTTCACCGAGGCGGAGGACCGCACGGCCAGCCCCGAGGACCTTCAAGCCTTTGAAGACGAGCTAGCCAAAGCGACCATCGATCCCAAGACCGGCGACCTGGGGGACATCAAGCTGGAGGACCTGCCTGGCAGAGAACACCTGGCTGAGCCTG gtCAACGTGACGGACAAACGCGGCTCATTAAAGAGGGGCAGAAGGTGGAGGCGTATCAGTGGAGCGTCGCTGACGACCGCTGGGTGAAGATCGGAGACGTGGTGGCAGGTTCCAACCAGCAGACCTCCAAGAGCGTCATGTACGAGGGGAAG GAGTACGACTACGTCTTCACCATCGACATCAACGAGGGGGGGCCGTCTTTGAAGCTGCCCTACAGCGTGTCCGAGGACCCCTGGCTGACCGCCCACAACTTCTTACAGAGGAACGACCTCAGTCCCATGTTCCTCGACCAGGTCGCCAACTTCATAATTGAGAACACCAAAGGTCACGTGGTGGGGCCGTCAGCACCGGGCGTCGCCGACCCCTTCACCG GAGGAGCTCGCTACGTCCCCGGAGCCTCTGATGGCCGCTCAGGATTCGGCGCCGATCCGTTCACAG GCTCCGGCCGCTACATCCCCGGATCGGGTCCCGACCCCAGCGCTCCAGTGGGCGTGGCCGACCCATTCACAG GTGGAGGCGCCTACTCCTCAGCAGCCCTCAGACACACCGCCACCAACATCTACTTCCCCAAAACGGAAGCCGTGACCTTCGAGCAAGCCAACACCTCCCAGATCTTTG CtaagctgaaggagctgaacgAAGGCACGCCTCCTGAGCACAGGCTCACAGAGGAGACGCTGGACACCCTGGaggggctgctggaggctgtGTGTGACCCCTCCAAACCTCCCCCCACCCTTCAGCAGATGAGCCTGCTGTGGAAGGCCGTGCACTGGCCCGAAG ACATCGTCTTTCCTGTCCTGGACATTCTAAGACTGGCAGTGCGCCACCCGCTGGTCAACGAGCGCCTCTGCGGGGAAGCAGAGGGAATCCAGCTGTGCAACCACCTGCTGAGCCTGATGAGTCCTGAGGGCCGGCCCGCCAACCAGATGTTGGCCCTGAGGACTCTGTGCAACTGCTTCAGCGGCAGACAGGGTCGCGCCCTCCTCATGGCCCACCGTGACACCGTGCTGTCACGCGCTGCCGACTTGTCCGCCGTCTGCAACAAGAACATCCACATCGCCCTGGCAACAGTGGCGGTGAACTACGCGGGCTGCCTGCACAGTCAGCCCGACCTGGAGGCCAAGGCGCAGTGCCTGTCGGTGGTCAGCAAAGCTCTGGAGACGGTGCAGGACAAGGAGGCCgtgttcaggctgctggtggCGCTGGGAACCACCGTGGCCTTTGACAAGACGGCTCAGGATCTGGCTCGCTCACTGGGGGTCAACTCGCAGATTTCAAAATATTCATCGGGCTCCGAGCCGTCCAAGGTGGCCGAGTGCTGTCGGCTGGTTTTAAAAGAACTCCAATGA
- the zdhhc21 gene encoding palmitoyltransferase ZDHHC21 produces the protein MKLRLHFVVDPMGWLCVSLVLGVWFYNTVFVPQLVLFPHYSEGHIPWTVVVCYYAASALCLTALLRASTADPGRLPAEPHIPQSERQHWELCNKCNLMRPKRSHHCSRCGHCVRRMDHHCPWINNCVGEDNHWLFLQLCFYTQLLSLFTLLLDFCQYYYFLPLTRLDQERFTTRHELALLRLSALMALLMFGGMSGLFYTQLTGILSDTTTIEKMAHFSNEMFTSKRSWQFALAEVCGTRWKLLWFLPLRSRQPLQGGRYSRAHV, from the exons aTGAAGCTCCGCCTACACTTCGTGGTCGACCCCATGGGCTGGCTGTGCGTCAGCCTGGTGTTGGGGGTCTGGTTCTACAACACCGTCTTTGTCCCCCAGCTGGTGCTGTTCCCACACTACAGCGAAGGTCACATCCCCTGGACCGTCGTCGTCT gttatTACGCAGCGTCGGCGCTCTGCCTCACCGCCCTGCTCAGAGCCTCCACCGCGGATCCAGGACGCCTTCCTGCGGAGCCCCACATACCTCAGTCAG AGCGGCAACACTGGGAGCTGTGCAACAAGTGCAACCTGATGCGGCCCAAGAGGTCGCACCACTGCAGCCGCTGCGGCCACTGCGTCCGGCGCATGGACCACCACTGCCCCTG GATCAACAACTGCGTCGGCGAGGACAACCACTggctcttcctgcagctctgcttctaCACGCAGCTGCTCAGCCTCTTCACGCTGCTGCTCGACTTCTGTCAGTATTACTACTTCCTGCCGCTGACCCGCCTCGATCAG GAGCGGTTCACCACCCGCCACGAGCTGGCGCTGCTCCGCCTCTCGGCGCTCATGGCCCTGCTCATGTTCGGGGGGATGTCCGGCCTCTTTTACACGCAGCTGACGGGGATCCTGTCG GACACGACCACCATCGAGAAGATGGCCCACTTTTCCAACGAGAT GTTCACTTCCAAGAGGTCCTGGCAGTTCGCCCTGGCGGAGGTTTGCGGAACTCGCTGGAAGCTCTTGTGGTTCCTCCCCCTGCGGAGCCGGCAGCCGCTCCAGGGGGGGCGCTACAGCCGCGCCCACGTGTAG
- the LOC101062179 gene encoding nuclear factor 1 B-type isoform X5, which yields MYSPICLTQDEFHPFIEALLPHVRAIAYTWFNLQARKRKYFKKHEKRMSKDEERAVKDELLGEKPEVKQKWASRLLAKLRKDIRQEYREDFVLSVTGKKHPCCVLSNPDQKGKIRRIDCLRQADKVWRLDLVMVILFKGIPLESTDGERLVKSPHCTNPALCVQPHHITVSVKELDLFLAYYVQDQDSQQSGSPSHNEPGKTPLPVYLEDSFIKSGVFSVAELVRVARMPITHGAAVNFSMADMSSQPYYHDLNSSVGLHRSLSSPPGSKRPKTVSMDENMDTSPTGPDFYSSPSSPASSRANWHDRDGDMSSPTMKKPDKPLFSPTSPQDSSPRLSTFPQPHHPGLTGVGHSVISTRSPPPHSPLQFSASAILPPAPSSYFSHTTIRYPPHLSPADPLKSYVPSYDPSSPQSSQPNSSGQVVGKVPGHFTPVLAPSPHHGAVRPVSLSMPDTKPITTSTEAPEEAWLTAVCLSGYSAPGTPTANRFVGLSPRDPAFLHQQQSWYLGELSSIPSVERDADPANKCPPELQHKHHW from the exons ATGTATTCCCCGATCTGCCTCACGCAG GATGAATTTCACCCCTTCATCGAGGCGCTGCTGCCCCACGTCCGCGCCATCGCCTACACCTGGTTCAACCTCCAGGCCCGAAAACGCAAATACTTCAAGAAGCACGAGAAGCGGATGTCCAAGGACGAGGAGCGCGCGGTGAAGGACGAGCTCCTGGGCGAGAAGCCGGAGGTCAAGCAGAAGTGGGCGTCCCGGCTGCTGGCCAAGCTGCGCAAGGACATCCGGCAGGAGTACCGCGAGGACTTCGTGCTCAGCGTGACGGGCAAGAAGCACCCGTGCTGCGTGCTGTCCAACCCCGACCAGAAGGGGAAGATCCGCCGCATCGACTGCCTCCGGCAGGCCGACAAGGTGTGGCGCCTGGACCTGGTGATGGTCATCCTCTTCAAAGGGATCCCGCTGGAGAGCACGGACGGCGAGCGGCTCGTCAAGTCGCCACATTGCACCAACCCAGCACTTTGTGTCCAGCCGCACCACATCACCGTGTCGGTCAAGGAGCTGGACCTGTTCCTGGCCTACTACGTCCAGGACCAAG ACTCGCAGCAGTCAGGAAGTCCCAGTCACAATGAGCCGGGCAAGACCCCTCTTCCAG TCTACCTGGAGGACAGCTTCATCAAATCAGGAGTCTTCAGCGTAGCAGAACTGGTGCGAGTGGCCAGAA TGCCCATCACCCACGGCGCGGCGGTGAACTTCTCCATGGCCGACATGTCCAGCCAGCCGTACTACCACGACCTGAACTCCAGCGTGGGGCTGCACCGCTCGCTGTCCTCGCCGCCAGGAAG CAAAAGGCCCAAAACCGTCAGCATGGACGAGAACATGGACACGAGCCCGACTGGACCCGACTTCTACTCCTCGCCCAGCTCACCGGCCAGCAGCCGGGCCAACTGGCACGACCGGGACGGAG ACATGTCCTCTCCCACCATGAAGAAGCCGGACAAGCCGCTGTTCAGCCCCACCTCCCCGCAGGACTCCTCGCCACGACTCAGCACTTTCCCCCAGCCTCACCACCCCGGGCTCACGGGCGTCGGACACAGTG TGATCTCCACGAGGAGCCCGCCGCCCCACTCCCCCCTGCAGTTCTCGGCCTCGGCCATCCTGCCGCCGGCGCCGTCTTCCTACTTCTCGCACACCACCATCCGctaccccccccacctcagccccGCAGACCCCCTGAAGAGCTACGTGCCGTCGTACGACCCGTCCAGCCCCCAGAGCAGCCAG CCCAACAGCAGTGGTCAGGTGGTCGGGAAGGTGCCGGGCCACTTCACCCCGGTTCTGGCTCCCTCGCCGCACCACGGCGCCGTGCGGCCCGTGTCGCTCTCCATGCCTGACACCAAGCCCATCACCACATCCACGGAAG cTCCAGAGGAGGCGTGGCTAACTGCAGTCTGTCTGTCAGGATATTCAGCCCCCGGCACCCCAACGGCCAATCGCTTCGTGGGCCTGAGCCCCAGAGACCCCGCCTTCCTCCACCAGCAACAG
- the LOC101062179 gene encoding nuclear factor 1 B-type isoform X6, with amino-acid sequence MYSPICLTQDEFHPFIEALLPHVRAIAYTWFNLQARKRKYFKKHEKRMSKDEERAVKDELLGEKPEVKQKWASRLLAKLRKDIRQEYREDFVLSVTGKKHPCCVLSNPDQKGKIRRIDCLRQADKVWRLDLVMVILFKGIPLESTDGERLVKSPHCTNPALCVQPHHITVSVKELDLFLAYYVQDQDSQQSGSPSHNEPGKTPLPVYLEDSFIKSGVFSVAELVRVARMPITHGAAVNFSMADMSSQPYYHDLNSSVGLHRSLSSPPGSKRPKTVSMDENMDTSPTGPDFYSSPSSPASSRANWHDRDGDMSSPTMKKPDKPLFSPTSPQDSSPRLSTFPQPHHPGLTGVGHSVISTRSPPPHSPLQFSASAILPPAPSSYFSHTTIRYPPHLSPADPLKSYVPSYDPSSPQSSQPNSSGQVVGKVPGHFTPVLAPSPHHGAVRPVSLSMPDTKPITTSTEGYSAPGTPTANRFVGLSPRDPAFLHQQQSWYLGELSSIPSVERDADPANKCPPELQHKHHW; translated from the exons ATGTATTCCCCGATCTGCCTCACGCAG GATGAATTTCACCCCTTCATCGAGGCGCTGCTGCCCCACGTCCGCGCCATCGCCTACACCTGGTTCAACCTCCAGGCCCGAAAACGCAAATACTTCAAGAAGCACGAGAAGCGGATGTCCAAGGACGAGGAGCGCGCGGTGAAGGACGAGCTCCTGGGCGAGAAGCCGGAGGTCAAGCAGAAGTGGGCGTCCCGGCTGCTGGCCAAGCTGCGCAAGGACATCCGGCAGGAGTACCGCGAGGACTTCGTGCTCAGCGTGACGGGCAAGAAGCACCCGTGCTGCGTGCTGTCCAACCCCGACCAGAAGGGGAAGATCCGCCGCATCGACTGCCTCCGGCAGGCCGACAAGGTGTGGCGCCTGGACCTGGTGATGGTCATCCTCTTCAAAGGGATCCCGCTGGAGAGCACGGACGGCGAGCGGCTCGTCAAGTCGCCACATTGCACCAACCCAGCACTTTGTGTCCAGCCGCACCACATCACCGTGTCGGTCAAGGAGCTGGACCTGTTCCTGGCCTACTACGTCCAGGACCAAG ACTCGCAGCAGTCAGGAAGTCCCAGTCACAATGAGCCGGGCAAGACCCCTCTTCCAG TCTACCTGGAGGACAGCTTCATCAAATCAGGAGTCTTCAGCGTAGCAGAACTGGTGCGAGTGGCCAGAA TGCCCATCACCCACGGCGCGGCGGTGAACTTCTCCATGGCCGACATGTCCAGCCAGCCGTACTACCACGACCTGAACTCCAGCGTGGGGCTGCACCGCTCGCTGTCCTCGCCGCCAGGAAG CAAAAGGCCCAAAACCGTCAGCATGGACGAGAACATGGACACGAGCCCGACTGGACCCGACTTCTACTCCTCGCCCAGCTCACCGGCCAGCAGCCGGGCCAACTGGCACGACCGGGACGGAG ACATGTCCTCTCCCACCATGAAGAAGCCGGACAAGCCGCTGTTCAGCCCCACCTCCCCGCAGGACTCCTCGCCACGACTCAGCACTTTCCCCCAGCCTCACCACCCCGGGCTCACGGGCGTCGGACACAGTG TGATCTCCACGAGGAGCCCGCCGCCCCACTCCCCCCTGCAGTTCTCGGCCTCGGCCATCCTGCCGCCGGCGCCGTCTTCCTACTTCTCGCACACCACCATCCGctaccccccccacctcagccccGCAGACCCCCTGAAGAGCTACGTGCCGTCGTACGACCCGTCCAGCCCCCAGAGCAGCCAG CCCAACAGCAGTGGTCAGGTGGTCGGGAAGGTGCCGGGCCACTTCACCCCGGTTCTGGCTCCCTCGCCGCACCACGGCGCCGTGCGGCCCGTGTCGCTCTCCATGCCTGACACCAAGCCCATCACCACATCCACGGAAG GATATTCAGCCCCCGGCACCCCAACGGCCAATCGCTTCGTGGGCCTGAGCCCCAGAGACCCCGCCTTCCTCCACCAGCAACAG